TTATATTCCGATCTAAATAGcgaacaaaaattatatgaactTCTCAATGAACCATTACATGTATTAAAAGAAAGAGAACATCTAAATAGCCAATTAGAAATTCTTAAAAAAGCTAACCAAGTACTTTTAAAAGATCCTAACCTAACATCAATTAATATTGATCTTTTTGATGCTAACTATGAACAAGATCTTATTGAAATGCAAAAGAGTATCAAAGGACAAAACAGTTCCTCTATCTCAAGCAGTTCTCCATCTCAGgcttataaacaaaattttgtttCCTCTCACACTATGAGCTCAAGCAACGATGCCCTCACCGTCAAGtaattagaaaaattagCTAAATttagtataaaaaaaaaaaaaaaaaaaaaaaaatattttcacatTACCCATTTTTTCCCTTTACTATCACTACACAGCAAACGATCCCAAATGATGCAACCCAGAAACATGTCTCCCCCTACCATCAGTTCCCACATGTCAAAACACAACCCAATGATGAGCTCAAAAATGGGTAACCCTTTCTACATCCCTcactaataaaataatgttcCACCGCACTACATCAAATCAAGTGTCTTAAAATGTGgcaattttctttttcccTTTTCCCCATCTCATTATTCTCATAAATATGCACCACCTGACTAAACatgttttatcattttattttcgtcAGATCCAAAAGGAAaacatttatttgaaaaagacccaatcaaaaaaaaggtAACCATTcaattacatatatttttagcttaacaatttttacataaatattgtcACATTTTAATATGCACATTTGTTAATTCTCAATTTTTAGGCCCCATATAATCCCTTGTTTGATTAATGCGAACtatgatatttttcatttcgcAATTTATAGAACATAGAAAACAATTATGGTTCATACTTATGTACAGACTTGCTGAGTTagtaataatttgtttattttagacgatcaaattattacaaatatttagtaaattatatacatatatatatatataacatattatgggtgtatttttttttgtaaaaatcaTGTATGCAAaagtattttaaattaaattagtgaacgtatttataatttcctGACATGAATTAAAagtgaaaaattaaaatgtgtatatccttttacacatatatataataactatatttattatattaatttatatattcaagatttatgtatatatttaccaTCTCTTCGTTTATTCATATTCTGTGTTTATTTTCTGCGTTTTCCGTTAgcatttatttgttatattatgcacaatttttaatttgtttatctTATAACTTGAATATGTattgatatttatataatatgataaattaaaaaattatataccttttttttcattcgtCTTGTACCCGTATATtcaaactttttaaaattaaaaaaaaaaaaaattttattttatttaaagcTAACCAAGCGTGCTAATATTTTCGTATAGAGCGCGTTGCTCTAAAAAAATtccaaatttatttttgataaagaaattataaattcatatttgagaaagattattaattttcacAAAAATTACGAATTAATATTCGATAAAAATGCCTTGTGAAAAATGCgaaaagaaattaaaaaagttggCAACCCCTGatgttaaaaatagtaagaatttaaaaagttatttactaaaattttataaattaaaaatttattcagttattatttttctcaaAACATGTTCTATATTTATGGCAAAACTTTGTATAGTCTCacagtttttttttgcctaccaattttttaaacaatcGATATTCACCATTTTAAACCTTCAactgttttaaaatataaataataataattacaaaaatattttactataTATTCTTAGGCTCGAATAGACCAACGGGCACTAACAAACTGTTGGAATACCGCCATACCAAACAAAAGTATTTTAATTCTATacctttttttacattactTTGTccctttatataattataatataactCTATTTTATACCCTATTCCCCACCCTATTTTTAATCAGATTTAATCCCAAAAGTcgaaaatgtaaaaagtGTAATAGCCAACTTCATCAAGATGGAAAATATTGTTCAGTCTGgtaatacttttttttacttataCTTATAAAGCCTTTTTTTcactaaaaataatgtagctacatttattttgcttTCAACCTTTTCCATTTAGTTCTTACAAGTTAGGTAAATGCCAGTTGTGTGGCAAAACAATAGCCGACGTTTCGTCAAGCAATATGTCAATAATATAGCCAACTCCATATTATGCACACACAAAAAAGGAGCTagccatttttttatttaataagtcataatttttattacgaAATAAGACATGCcccataataatatttacaatagtaataatttttaatgtgaagttttttttttttttttaattatatatatgcataaaattcTCTTATTTTGTTTCGTCTTTTTAATTCCTTTTCCCATAATCcgttaaaatattt
This sequence is a window from Plasmodium chabaudi chabaudi strain AS genome assembly, chromosome: 7. Protein-coding genes within it:
- a CDS encoding cysteine-rich PDZ-binding protein, putative; amino-acid sequence: MPCEKCEKKLKKLATPDVKNSSNRPTGTNKLLEYRHTKQKFNPKSRKCKKCNSQLHQDGKYCSVCSYKLGKCQLCGKTIADVSSSNMSII